The Mastacembelus armatus chromosome 4, fMasArm1.2, whole genome shotgun sequence genome segment ATTGCATTTTATATGCGTCGATAATTGCAAGATATGCTGAAACTGCGCGAATTTTCTATATGATGCGCAATAAAAGTTAAATGCGCAACACGCATCTTGGCCTTTTTCTGGATATAGTTTTGTGTTATGTGATAGAAATGCttctgaaataataataataatcatgatAGTTAACAAACCATGGGGCTAAGTTGTAGTTTTTGTGGATACACCCCCATGTGTCTGTTCTTCATGTCAGTCTATTTGTTTAGAGGCTATATTTCTGAGATATCAAAATGGGGgcatttttctctcctttcattgtatttttcacTCAAAAAATAAGGTTTATACAGTACAACACACAAAGGAGTCAGAAGAATAGGTTTAATTTGAATGCCGGTGTGCACTGTTACGGTCTATCTAAATGTTTACGTGTTTAAACATTTTGCTGTAACAATAGATATGATTTTATAGTTTTCTGCTGGCATCTTAAAATTTTATTATTCCTCATCCCAGCAGTGTGAAATCACAAAGTACTGGCCCCAAGCCTGAACTTCTCATTGATGGTACATCAGGAGATGTGGTTAGCCACATCCTGCATCCCATGAGTTCATTAGAGGAACAAGGTGCTTAAGGTCTGATTAAATACATGGATAATCGCAGTGCAGGAATGTAATAGAAGTAAGTTGGATTTTCTTGTTAACTTAATGTAAATGTGTAGGTTTGTTACCTGAAATTTAACACAGGATGTCGACTTTTAACTTACAGATCACCTATAAACATGAGCCATTGTGACTAAAAAGtagttttttaaagaaacaagaCTGGCAGCATGTTTGTTTGGGAGATAAAAATTGAATTCTTGAGACTTAGTTTGCAGAACCTATTAATCAACCAAAATTAGCTAACTTAGCTCATGGTTGTTTACTAATAAACACAATGTGATGAAGGGTAGTGTTGAATTCAGTCCCTTCCCCTGGACACGTACAACGTCCACCAGGAGCAACTTTGCACAAACTGGCTTCATGAAACAATGAAGAAAGGAAACACATGTCTGTATTGAATGTCCACGTAAATAAACAGTTAAGTTAGCTTCCCATcttaagtttatttatttattatttatttgtcctGTAATTTACTTATTTCCAaccactccttttttttttttatttgtccagaATCGTCTTAATTTGAAGTCCACGAAGTTTCAGTTCAGCTAATTAGTGTTTCAATGTCTGGAAGAATTTTAAAGTCTGCTTCCAGCCTTACACAGAACCTTTTAGCTGTTCCTCCTGGTCTTAGCATATCACTACACATGGTAATAAAGTGATATTTATATATCTTAGGCCCAGCATAGCCATTTCTGGTCAAACAATGGACATCTgaaaattaaagcaaataaTTATAGGCCTAAACGGAAATAAATTCAACTGTCTGATATGTAGGGAAGATATGACCCCTCTCATCCTTGAGATAAACGTCATTTAAACTTCACTTTTCCTAGAttggacttttgttttgaaatattaaGTTAAATTTAATTCACTGTTTAATTGCagttatgttttttatatatatatgggaATGTCCGTGAGGGAAACGCTCGTTTGTAAGAGGCTAATTAAAGCAATAATCTGGTTTCTGATCGTCTCTGTGTCGCTTTACTGATCTGGTCCAACCCACAGGACGGTGCCATTTAGTCTCCCCGACACTCCCTCCTGAGCACACTTTGGCAACTCAACCGATTATTACTCCTGTGAATGCAAAGATGACATCTCCAGTCACCAAAGCCATGATAGAGTCTTACGCGCTCATGGTTATGGTCATGGGCACGTTTTTCGTCTATTTCTGCGGAATGGTGTGGGCGTTTTGCAACCCGAAACTAAGCGGAGCAGAGGATGCGTGCGGGACGGGGAAAGAAGCTGCGGAACACGGGAACGAGTGCTGGATTTGTGCCCCAAATCCTCCAGAACAGAATCTCTCTAGGTGCAGCTGTGCGCATCTGCCACCGGCACCAGCGTACACCGCAGAGGGGCTCACACAGACGACCTACGTTAACTTCTGGGATGATACTGATAATCTCCTGTCAGACTGTGCTGCATTTTGCCGTGAGGATCAGGGAATTAACAACCAGACTGGGTACAGTCCCTCCTGGACCGCATAGGCTGAAAACCTGGTAACCGATCGTGCCATCCATGTCATCAGCCATCAGCTGTTCTCCTGTTATATCGCCACAGGGAGTGAAAGCACTGAAAAGAAGTGAAAGAGGATGAAAACGGGAAATGcccatgttttatttgaaattctTTCTCAGACCATCACAACATGCATTATTCTGAGTGCTTGTCTTACAAGAGACATTTTCCTTTATGTCTGATACAGATAGTAAACATGGAAACTGCAAATCAAACTACAGTAAAAGTGCTTATAGTCACTGCAACTTGTATATGCGTACTCTGAGTCCAGGCTTTGTGTGTGCTTCGCGATGCTCTGTCTGTTTTGTGAGGTCTGACAGCCAGTGTGTATGCTGTTCTCAAGTGACcaacaagacagaaataaaacccTCCCCATCCCAGAACTGTGTGACATGCATCACGATGACCTGGGTCCGGCACTGTGAAGACACTGGGATGCGGGttgtttttccttcagtttCTTCCTAACTTCATTTTCTAGTTGCAGTAATTTTTCATAAAATGCCTCTGAAGTCTCCAAATCAATATCCATCTGCAAAGACGAACAAAAGAAGACAAACTACTTTACTGAAACAATGTAAACTTCATTTTAATGGGTGACCTTCCATGCTGTACCTTGCGTGGTTGTGTGTAGTTGTTGCCTAGTCCAGATGTTAAGCTGTGGTACTTGGCTTGTGGGTCCAGTGATTCAGGCTTTTGCTTAAACAACCAGAACTACAACAAAGAGCAGTATTTCTCAATAAAACTGTGTTTCACATTTGTCTGGATATCTGAGCGTTTGTTGTTCCTACCAGGGCTTCAGCTCCATTATAGGGTGTCAGAGTGAAAGTATTGGTGAATATTCTTATCTGTGATAATGAAAGAATGATGCAGTTAAGTAAAGTCAAATAGATCTAGGCTAACTGGAAAAGCAGGGATATGTCAGTGCTTTGTAGGCCTAATGTCAGAGTTGGACTCACAAGCCAAAAGACAGGCATTAGCACAGTCCAAAGGAATGCTGGGAATGAGGGCAGGATGCTGTAGGTCAGATTGGTCATCACAAAACCAGGGCAAATCACAGATGAGTACAAATCCTAGAAAGCAACAAAAAGTTTAGCCCATAGCTGTGGGTGATACACAGGAGTCAGGATGTGTGAGAGCTGACCTGTTTGTTGTAGAGGGTGTTCAGTGCCAGGCTGAGCAGGTCAGAGGCATATTTGGAGGAGCTGTAGGGTTGGGTGCCCCTCTGGTGCTGTATGTCATCAAGGTTAAAAGCTGAGCGCTGAGCATTGCTGGAGGATGTCCATATCAGCTGTGAGGTCTGGCCTGCACGGCACAGAACCGGTTCCAGTTCCCTGATCTGGAACAAAGGAACAACTTAATAAGTCAATGTTCAACCTTAAATTAATAATGTTGACATAAAAAATATGCACTTATTTGTACtataaaacacaacatcatAATCATGACTGCTAATTAAACCCCCAAAACTTGTTACATTTGTGAGAAACAGGTCAAAATAGCATATCTTACTTTTTCTAATTCCTTAAAGTGATCAGCAAAGGCAGTCACTTTGACTTTCTAAAATGTGTCATATGTCATTTTCCTCCGATTGTGTGAAAAGTATGTGTTTACCTCAAACTATGTGTGAATGCATCAGAAAAGATTGATGTTCAATCTTTTAGAGATCTGAATAGGAACTTCATGGAGGTTTTCTCTTTCCTGGCAACTTAATACAAGTCAGAAATCACCTCTAAATGCACAGTAAGCAGAAACCTCTCTGCAGTGACCTTATGGCTAGAACAGTTCGCTCTGTTAATTCTTAATGAGCATCGTTGCTAAGTTACAGACAGATCCAGTATCACCTGCCATTATTCCACCAAGGACAAACAGCTGACAAGAAAAGTGAAGGGAATATGCTTTTAAAACGGATCCTTTGGCTTTACTCAGAGTCCAAAATAACAGTGACTCACTAGAAGGAAGTGACCAAAGAGATTAGTTGCAAAAACGTCTTG includes the following:
- the hsd17b7 gene encoding 3-keto-steroid reductase/17-beta-hydroxysteroid dehydrogenase 7 isoform X3, which translates into the protein MRRAQAARSALLASHPTAQVALLQMDTSNIFSVISAAHEIKLRYCRLDYLYLNAGIMPNAQFDVKAFFKGIFSSNIITMFATGEGILTQKDGVTSDGLQDVFATNLFGHFLLIRELEPVLCRAGQTSQLIWTSSSNAQRSAFNLDDIQHQRGTQPYSSSKYASDLLSLALNTLYNKQDLYSSVICPGFVMTNLTYSILPSFPAFLWTVLMPVFWLIRIFTNTFTLTPYNGAEALFWLFKQKPESLDPQAKYHSLTSGLGNNYTQPRKMDIDLETSEAFYEKLLQLENEVRKKLKEKQPASQCLHSAGPRSS
- the hsd17b7 gene encoding 3-keto-steroid reductase/17-beta-hydroxysteroid dehydrogenase 7 isoform X4, translating into MMNKVVLVTGANSGIGLALCERLLSQDTEGLQLCLACRNMRRAQAARSALLASHPTAQVALLQMDTSNIFSVISAAHEIKLRYCRLDYLYLNAGIMPNAQFDVKAFFKGIFSSNIITMFATGEGILTQKDGVTSDGLQDVFATNLFGHFLLIRELEPVLCRAGQTSQLIWTSSSNAQRSAFNLDDIQHQRGTQPYSSSKYASDLLSLALNTLYNKQFWLFKQKPESLDPQAKYHSLTSGLGNNYTQPRKMDIDLETSEAFYEKLLQLENEVRKKLKEKQPASQCLHSAGPRSS
- the hsd17b7 gene encoding 3-keto-steroid reductase/17-beta-hydroxysteroid dehydrogenase 7 isoform X2, with amino-acid sequence MMNKVVLVTGANSGIGLALCERLLSQDTEGLQLCLACRNMRRAQAARSALLASHPTAQVALLQMDTSNIFSVISAAHEIKLRYCRLDYLYLNAGIMPNAQFDVKAFFKGIFSSNIITMFATGEGILTQKDGVTSDGLQDVFATNLFGHFLLIRELEPVLCRAGQTSQLIWTSSSNAQRSAFNLDDIQHQRGTQPYSSSKYASDLLSLALNTLYNKQDLYSSVICPGFVMTNLTYSILPSFPAFLWTVLMPVFWLIRIFTNTFTLTPYNGAEALFWLFKQKPESLDPQAKYHSLTSGLGNNYTQPRKMDIDLETSEAFYEKLLQLENEVRKKLKEKQPASQCLHSAGPRSS